The following proteins come from a genomic window of Athalia rosae chromosome 1, iyAthRosa1.1, whole genome shotgun sequence:
- the LOC105685253 gene encoding regulator of G-protein signaling 7 isoform X6: MVTMSSDTLGCRRKPAENITAKGGGTEQSAGGGIRGRNDVPYRRQHSSDQAANASGETTAANAHAPDTSKTATWPIDTPNYLVYQKMESIVEKMLDEGTGVPVKTVKSFMTKIPSVFTGTDLIAWMMKNMEIEDQEALHVAHLMAAHGYFFPIDDHCLTVKNDNTFYRFQTPYFWPSNCWEPENTDYAVYLCKRTMQNKTRLELADYEAENLARLQKIFSRKWEFIFMQAEAQSKVDKKRDKLERKVLDSQERAFWDVHRPMPGCVNTTESDIKKACRSNKPMIKASKHLQLGVGGGRISPTPTDSDLSSPNETLQKEITMLKQRLDRRNIKVSKVAEALISYFEQYAEYDPFFTQPEFTNPWVSDNPEMWEQEKLAKEISARRVKRWAFSLQELLQDPIGREQFVRFLDKEFSGENLKFWEAVQELKTLPQRDVQAKVQEIWDEYLGSEASCPINVDSRSYEFTKKNLEQPDRWTFDIAAAHVYHLMKSDSYSRYLRSEMYKDFLNGSKKKTSVKGIRSIVSFTARKDATGS; encoded by the exons ATGGTAACGATGAGCTCCGATACGTTGGGGTGCCGGCGAAAGCCGGCGGAGAATATCACCGCGAAAGGAGGAGGAACTGAACAATCTGCAGGTGGAGGAATAAGAGGAAGAAACGACGTGCCGTATAGGAGGCAACATTCATCCGATCAGGCAGCAAACGCCTCTGGGGAAACAACCGCCGCGAACGCTCACGCCCCAGACACATCGAAAACGGCGACTTGGCCCATTGACACCCCAAACTACCTCGTTTATCaaaag aTGGAATCCATAGTCGAAAAAATGCTGGATGAAGGAACAGGGGTACCCGTTAAAACTGTAAAAAGTTTCATGACAAAAATTCCATCAGTTTTCACTG GAACTGACCTGATCGCgtggatgatgaaaaatatggaaattgAAGATCAAG AAGCACTTCACGTTGCACATTTGATGGCGGCACATGGATATTTCTTTCCGATTGATGACCACTGTCTCACCGTTAAAAATGACAATACGTTCTATAGGTTTCAAACACCATATTTTTGGCCTTCGAACTGTTGGGAACCTGAAAATACTGACTACG CTGTTTACCTGTGCAAACGAACAATGCAGAATAAAACCCGACTCGAATTAGCGGACTATGAAGCTGAGAATCTGGCCAGgctacaaaaaattttttccagaaaatgggaatttatatttatgcaaGCTGAAGCACAAAGTAAAGTTGACAAAAAGCGTGACAAGCTTGAGAGGAAAGTTTTAGACAGCCAAGAAAGAGCCTTCTGGGATGTTCACAGGCCTATG CCTGGATGTGTTAATACCACGGAATCGGATATTAAAAAGGCATGCCGTAGCAACAAACCGATGATAAAAGCTAGCAAGCACTTGCAACTAGGCGTCGGTGGAGGAAGAATATCTCCAACGCCTACAGACTCTGATCTGAGTTCTCCAAATGAAACGTTGCAGAAGGAAATTACGATGTTAAAGCAGAGATTGGATCGCAGAAATATCAAAGTTTCAAAAGTTGCCGAAGC gCTTATCAGTTATTTTGAACAATATGCGGAGTATGATCCGTTCTTCACGCAACCAGAATTCACCAATCCCTGGGTGTCGGATAATCCGGAAATGTGGGAGCAGGAGAAACTAGC AAAAGAAATATCTGCCAGGAGGGTGAAACGATGGGCTTTCAGCTTGCAAGAATTGCTACAAGATCCCATTGGCAGGGAACAGTTTGTCAGATTTTTGGACAAAGAATTCAgtggagaaaatttgaa GTTTTGGGAAGCTGTGCAAGAATTGAAAACTTTGCCGCAACGTGATGTTCAAGCTAAAGTTCAAGAAATCTGGGACGAATATTTGGGTAGTGAAGCCAGCTGTCCTATCAACGTTGATTCGAGATCTTATGAATTCACTAAAAAGAACCTGGAACAACCAGATCGATGGACCTTTGACATTGCTGCG GCTCATGTCTATCATCTGATGAAAAGTGATAGCTACTCGAGGTACCTTCGCTCAGAAATGTACAAAGATTTCCTCAATGGCTCCAAGAAAAAG ACATCAGTAAAAGGCATTCGTTCAATTGTGTCGTTTACGGCCCGGAAGGATGCCACAGGATCTTAA
- the LOC105685253 gene encoding regulator of G-protein signaling 7 isoform X5 has product MAIEITYKFCYGGRWCTSLSVDMVTMSSDTLGCRRKPAENITAKGGGTEQSAGGGIRGRNDVPYRRQHSSDQAANASGETTAANAHAPDTSKTATWPIDTPNYLVYQKMESIVEKMLDEGTGVPVKTVKSFMTKIPSVFTGTDLIAWMMKNMEIEDQEALHVAHLMAAHGYFFPIDDHCLTVKNDNTFYRFQTPYFWPSNCWEPENTDYAVYLCKRTMQNKTRLELADYEAENLARLQKIFSRKWEFIFMQAEAQSKVDKKRDKLERKVLDSQERAFWDVHRPMPGCVNTTESDIKKACRSNKPMIKASKHLQLGVGGGRISPTPTDSDLSSPNETLQKEITMLKQRLDRRNIKVSKVAEALISYFEQYAEYDPFFTQPEFTNPWVSDNPEMWEQEKLAKEISARRVKRWAFSLQELLQDPIGREQFVRFLDKEFSGENLKFWEAVQELKTLPQRDVQAKVQEIWDEYLGSEASCPINVDSRSYEFTKKNLEQPDRWTFDIAAAHVYHLMKSDSYSRYLRSEMYKDFLNGSKKKTSVKGIRSIVSFTARKDATGS; this is encoded by the exons atggcGATCGAAATTACGTACAAGTTTTGTTACG GAGGGCGATGGTGCACCTCCCTTAGCGTGGATATGGTAACGATGAGCTCCGATACGTTGGGGTGCCGGCGAAAGCCGGCGGAGAATATCACCGCGAAAGGAGGAGGAACTGAACAATCTGCAGGTGGAGGAATAAGAGGAAGAAACGACGTGCCGTATAGGAGGCAACATTCATCCGATCAGGCAGCAAACGCCTCTGGGGAAACAACCGCCGCGAACGCTCACGCCCCAGACACATCGAAAACGGCGACTTGGCCCATTGACACCCCAAACTACCTCGTTTATCaaaag aTGGAATCCATAGTCGAAAAAATGCTGGATGAAGGAACAGGGGTACCCGTTAAAACTGTAAAAAGTTTCATGACAAAAATTCCATCAGTTTTCACTG GAACTGACCTGATCGCgtggatgatgaaaaatatggaaattgAAGATCAAG AAGCACTTCACGTTGCACATTTGATGGCGGCACATGGATATTTCTTTCCGATTGATGACCACTGTCTCACCGTTAAAAATGACAATACGTTCTATAGGTTTCAAACACCATATTTTTGGCCTTCGAACTGTTGGGAACCTGAAAATACTGACTACG CTGTTTACCTGTGCAAACGAACAATGCAGAATAAAACCCGACTCGAATTAGCGGACTATGAAGCTGAGAATCTGGCCAGgctacaaaaaattttttccagaaaatgggaatttatatttatgcaaGCTGAAGCACAAAGTAAAGTTGACAAAAAGCGTGACAAGCTTGAGAGGAAAGTTTTAGACAGCCAAGAAAGAGCCTTCTGGGATGTTCACAGGCCTATG CCTGGATGTGTTAATACCACGGAATCGGATATTAAAAAGGCATGCCGTAGCAACAAACCGATGATAAAAGCTAGCAAGCACTTGCAACTAGGCGTCGGTGGAGGAAGAATATCTCCAACGCCTACAGACTCTGATCTGAGTTCTCCAAATGAAACGTTGCAGAAGGAAATTACGATGTTAAAGCAGAGATTGGATCGCAGAAATATCAAAGTTTCAAAAGTTGCCGAAGC gCTTATCAGTTATTTTGAACAATATGCGGAGTATGATCCGTTCTTCACGCAACCAGAATTCACCAATCCCTGGGTGTCGGATAATCCGGAAATGTGGGAGCAGGAGAAACTAGC AAAAGAAATATCTGCCAGGAGGGTGAAACGATGGGCTTTCAGCTTGCAAGAATTGCTACAAGATCCCATTGGCAGGGAACAGTTTGTCAGATTTTTGGACAAAGAATTCAgtggagaaaatttgaa GTTTTGGGAAGCTGTGCAAGAATTGAAAACTTTGCCGCAACGTGATGTTCAAGCTAAAGTTCAAGAAATCTGGGACGAATATTTGGGTAGTGAAGCCAGCTGTCCTATCAACGTTGATTCGAGATCTTATGAATTCACTAAAAAGAACCTGGAACAACCAGATCGATGGACCTTTGACATTGCTGCG GCTCATGTCTATCATCTGATGAAAAGTGATAGCTACTCGAGGTACCTTCGCTCAGAAATGTACAAAGATTTCCTCAATGGCTCCAAGAAAAAG ACATCAGTAAAAGGCATTCGTTCAATTGTGTCGTTTACGGCCCGGAAGGATGCCACAGGATCTTAA
- the LOC105685253 gene encoding regulator of G-protein signaling 7 isoform X3, with protein sequence MRTCNVIVAVFLAFIKPLLWCTQFIYGGRWCTSLSVDMVTMSSDTLGCRRKPAENITAKGGGTEQSAGGGIRGRNDVPYRRQHSSDQAANASGETTAANAHAPDTSKTATWPIDTPNYLVYQKMESIVEKMLDEGTGVPVKTVKSFMTKIPSVFTGTDLIAWMMKNMEIEDQEALHVAHLMAAHGYFFPIDDHCLTVKNDNTFYRFQTPYFWPSNCWEPENTDYAVYLCKRTMQNKTRLELADYEAENLARLQKIFSRKWEFIFMQAEAQSKVDKKRDKLERKVLDSQERAFWDVHRPMPGCVNTTESDIKKACRSNKPMIKASKHLQLGVGGGRISPTPTDSDLSSPNETLQKEITMLKQRLDRRNIKVSKVAEALISYFEQYAEYDPFFTQPEFTNPWVSDNPEMWEQEKLAKEISARRVKRWAFSLQELLQDPIGREQFVRFLDKEFSGENLKFWEAVQELKTLPQRDVQAKVQEIWDEYLGSEASCPINVDSRSYEFTKKNLEQPDRWTFDIAAAHVYHLMKSDSYSRYLRSEMYKDFLNGSKKKTSVKGIRSIVSFTARKDATGS encoded by the exons GAGGGCGATGGTGCACCTCCCTTAGCGTGGATATGGTAACGATGAGCTCCGATACGTTGGGGTGCCGGCGAAAGCCGGCGGAGAATATCACCGCGAAAGGAGGAGGAACTGAACAATCTGCAGGTGGAGGAATAAGAGGAAGAAACGACGTGCCGTATAGGAGGCAACATTCATCCGATCAGGCAGCAAACGCCTCTGGGGAAACAACCGCCGCGAACGCTCACGCCCCAGACACATCGAAAACGGCGACTTGGCCCATTGACACCCCAAACTACCTCGTTTATCaaaag aTGGAATCCATAGTCGAAAAAATGCTGGATGAAGGAACAGGGGTACCCGTTAAAACTGTAAAAAGTTTCATGACAAAAATTCCATCAGTTTTCACTG GAACTGACCTGATCGCgtggatgatgaaaaatatggaaattgAAGATCAAG AAGCACTTCACGTTGCACATTTGATGGCGGCACATGGATATTTCTTTCCGATTGATGACCACTGTCTCACCGTTAAAAATGACAATACGTTCTATAGGTTTCAAACACCATATTTTTGGCCTTCGAACTGTTGGGAACCTGAAAATACTGACTACG CTGTTTACCTGTGCAAACGAACAATGCAGAATAAAACCCGACTCGAATTAGCGGACTATGAAGCTGAGAATCTGGCCAGgctacaaaaaattttttccagaaaatgggaatttatatttatgcaaGCTGAAGCACAAAGTAAAGTTGACAAAAAGCGTGACAAGCTTGAGAGGAAAGTTTTAGACAGCCAAGAAAGAGCCTTCTGGGATGTTCACAGGCCTATG CCTGGATGTGTTAATACCACGGAATCGGATATTAAAAAGGCATGCCGTAGCAACAAACCGATGATAAAAGCTAGCAAGCACTTGCAACTAGGCGTCGGTGGAGGAAGAATATCTCCAACGCCTACAGACTCTGATCTGAGTTCTCCAAATGAAACGTTGCAGAAGGAAATTACGATGTTAAAGCAGAGATTGGATCGCAGAAATATCAAAGTTTCAAAAGTTGCCGAAGC gCTTATCAGTTATTTTGAACAATATGCGGAGTATGATCCGTTCTTCACGCAACCAGAATTCACCAATCCCTGGGTGTCGGATAATCCGGAAATGTGGGAGCAGGAGAAACTAGC AAAAGAAATATCTGCCAGGAGGGTGAAACGATGGGCTTTCAGCTTGCAAGAATTGCTACAAGATCCCATTGGCAGGGAACAGTTTGTCAGATTTTTGGACAAAGAATTCAgtggagaaaatttgaa GTTTTGGGAAGCTGTGCAAGAATTGAAAACTTTGCCGCAACGTGATGTTCAAGCTAAAGTTCAAGAAATCTGGGACGAATATTTGGGTAGTGAAGCCAGCTGTCCTATCAACGTTGATTCGAGATCTTATGAATTCACTAAAAAGAACCTGGAACAACCAGATCGATGGACCTTTGACATTGCTGCG GCTCATGTCTATCATCTGATGAAAAGTGATAGCTACTCGAGGTACCTTCGCTCAGAAATGTACAAAGATTTCCTCAATGGCTCCAAGAAAAAG ACATCAGTAAAAGGCATTCGTTCAATTGTGTCGTTTACGGCCCGGAAGGATGCCACAGGATCTTAA
- the LOC105685253 gene encoding regulator of G-protein signaling 7 isoform X2, with the protein MINHDDEYDYDKSDAIRMVYRSSNVRKIYGGRWCTSLSVDMVTMSSDTLGCRRKPAENITAKGGGTEQSAGGGIRGRNDVPYRRQHSSDQAANASGETTAANAHAPDTSKTATWPIDTPNYLVYQKMESIVEKMLDEGTGVPVKTVKSFMTKIPSVFTGTDLIAWMMKNMEIEDQALHVAHLMAAHGYFFPIDDHCLTVKNDNTFYRFQTPYFWPSNCWEPENTDYAVYLCKRTMQNKTRLELADYEAENLARLQKIFSRKWEFIFMQAEAQSKVDKKRDKLERKVLDSQERAFWDVHRPMPGCVNTTESDIKKACRSNKPMIKASKHLQLGVGGGRISPTPTDSDLSSPNETLQKEITMLKQRLDRRNIKVSKVAEALISYFEQYAEYDPFFTQPEFTNPWVSDNPEMWEQEKLAKEISARRVKRWAFSLQELLQDPIGREQFVRFLDKEFSGENLKFWEAVQELKTLPQRDVQAKVQEIWDEYLGSEASCPINVDSRSYEFTKKNLEQPDRWTFDIAAAHVYHLMKSDSYSRYLRSEMYKDFLNGSKKKTSVKGIRSIVSFTARKDATGS; encoded by the exons GAGGGCGATGGTGCACCTCCCTTAGCGTGGATATGGTAACGATGAGCTCCGATACGTTGGGGTGCCGGCGAAAGCCGGCGGAGAATATCACCGCGAAAGGAGGAGGAACTGAACAATCTGCAGGTGGAGGAATAAGAGGAAGAAACGACGTGCCGTATAGGAGGCAACATTCATCCGATCAGGCAGCAAACGCCTCTGGGGAAACAACCGCCGCGAACGCTCACGCCCCAGACACATCGAAAACGGCGACTTGGCCCATTGACACCCCAAACTACCTCGTTTATCaaaag aTGGAATCCATAGTCGAAAAAATGCTGGATGAAGGAACAGGGGTACCCGTTAAAACTGTAAAAAGTTTCATGACAAAAATTCCATCAGTTTTCACTG GAACTGACCTGATCGCgtggatgatgaaaaatatggaaattgAAGATCAAG CACTTCACGTTGCACATTTGATGGCGGCACATGGATATTTCTTTCCGATTGATGACCACTGTCTCACCGTTAAAAATGACAATACGTTCTATAGGTTTCAAACACCATATTTTTGGCCTTCGAACTGTTGGGAACCTGAAAATACTGACTACG CTGTTTACCTGTGCAAACGAACAATGCAGAATAAAACCCGACTCGAATTAGCGGACTATGAAGCTGAGAATCTGGCCAGgctacaaaaaattttttccagaaaatgggaatttatatttatgcaaGCTGAAGCACAAAGTAAAGTTGACAAAAAGCGTGACAAGCTTGAGAGGAAAGTTTTAGACAGCCAAGAAAGAGCCTTCTGGGATGTTCACAGGCCTATG CCTGGATGTGTTAATACCACGGAATCGGATATTAAAAAGGCATGCCGTAGCAACAAACCGATGATAAAAGCTAGCAAGCACTTGCAACTAGGCGTCGGTGGAGGAAGAATATCTCCAACGCCTACAGACTCTGATCTGAGTTCTCCAAATGAAACGTTGCAGAAGGAAATTACGATGTTAAAGCAGAGATTGGATCGCAGAAATATCAAAGTTTCAAAAGTTGCCGAAGC gCTTATCAGTTATTTTGAACAATATGCGGAGTATGATCCGTTCTTCACGCAACCAGAATTCACCAATCCCTGGGTGTCGGATAATCCGGAAATGTGGGAGCAGGAGAAACTAGC AAAAGAAATATCTGCCAGGAGGGTGAAACGATGGGCTTTCAGCTTGCAAGAATTGCTACAAGATCCCATTGGCAGGGAACAGTTTGTCAGATTTTTGGACAAAGAATTCAgtggagaaaatttgaa GTTTTGGGAAGCTGTGCAAGAATTGAAAACTTTGCCGCAACGTGATGTTCAAGCTAAAGTTCAAGAAATCTGGGACGAATATTTGGGTAGTGAAGCCAGCTGTCCTATCAACGTTGATTCGAGATCTTATGAATTCACTAAAAAGAACCTGGAACAACCAGATCGATGGACCTTTGACATTGCTGCG GCTCATGTCTATCATCTGATGAAAAGTGATAGCTACTCGAGGTACCTTCGCTCAGAAATGTACAAAGATTTCCTCAATGGCTCCAAGAAAAAG ACATCAGTAAAAGGCATTCGTTCAATTGTGTCGTTTACGGCCCGGAAGGATGCCACAGGATCTTAA
- the LOC105685253 gene encoding regulator of G-protein signaling 7 isoform X4, with protein sequence MINHDDEYDYDKSDAIRMVYRSSNVRKIYGGRWCTSLSVDMVTMSSDTLGCRRKPAENITAKGGGTEQSAGGGIRGRNDVPYRRQHSSDQAANASGETTAANAHAPDTSKTATWPIDTPNYLVYQKMESIVEKMLDEGTGVPVKTVKSFMTKIPSVFTGTDLIAWMMKNMEIEDQEALHVAHLMAAHGYFFPIDDHCLTVKNDNTFYRFQTPYFWPSNCWEPENTDYAVYLCKRTMQNKTRLELADYEAENLARLQKIFSRKWEFIFMQAEAQSKVDKKRDKLERKVLDSQERAFWDVHRPMPGCVNTTESDIKKACRSNKPMIKASKHLQLGVGGGRISPTPTDSDLSSPNETLQKEITMLKQRLDRRNIKVSKVAEALISYFEQYAEYDPFFTQPEFTNPWVSDNPEMWEQEKLAKEISARRVKRWAFSLQELLQDPIGREQFVRFLDKEFSGENLKFWEAVQELKTLPQRDVQAKVQEIWDEYLGSEASCPINVDSRSYEFTKKNLEQPDRWTFDIAAAHVYHLMKSDSYSRYLRSEMYKDFLNGSKKKFIGVTFTFCFRHQ encoded by the exons GAGGGCGATGGTGCACCTCCCTTAGCGTGGATATGGTAACGATGAGCTCCGATACGTTGGGGTGCCGGCGAAAGCCGGCGGAGAATATCACCGCGAAAGGAGGAGGAACTGAACAATCTGCAGGTGGAGGAATAAGAGGAAGAAACGACGTGCCGTATAGGAGGCAACATTCATCCGATCAGGCAGCAAACGCCTCTGGGGAAACAACCGCCGCGAACGCTCACGCCCCAGACACATCGAAAACGGCGACTTGGCCCATTGACACCCCAAACTACCTCGTTTATCaaaag aTGGAATCCATAGTCGAAAAAATGCTGGATGAAGGAACAGGGGTACCCGTTAAAACTGTAAAAAGTTTCATGACAAAAATTCCATCAGTTTTCACTG GAACTGACCTGATCGCgtggatgatgaaaaatatggaaattgAAGATCAAG AAGCACTTCACGTTGCACATTTGATGGCGGCACATGGATATTTCTTTCCGATTGATGACCACTGTCTCACCGTTAAAAATGACAATACGTTCTATAGGTTTCAAACACCATATTTTTGGCCTTCGAACTGTTGGGAACCTGAAAATACTGACTACG CTGTTTACCTGTGCAAACGAACAATGCAGAATAAAACCCGACTCGAATTAGCGGACTATGAAGCTGAGAATCTGGCCAGgctacaaaaaattttttccagaaaatgggaatttatatttatgcaaGCTGAAGCACAAAGTAAAGTTGACAAAAAGCGTGACAAGCTTGAGAGGAAAGTTTTAGACAGCCAAGAAAGAGCCTTCTGGGATGTTCACAGGCCTATG CCTGGATGTGTTAATACCACGGAATCGGATATTAAAAAGGCATGCCGTAGCAACAAACCGATGATAAAAGCTAGCAAGCACTTGCAACTAGGCGTCGGTGGAGGAAGAATATCTCCAACGCCTACAGACTCTGATCTGAGTTCTCCAAATGAAACGTTGCAGAAGGAAATTACGATGTTAAAGCAGAGATTGGATCGCAGAAATATCAAAGTTTCAAAAGTTGCCGAAGC gCTTATCAGTTATTTTGAACAATATGCGGAGTATGATCCGTTCTTCACGCAACCAGAATTCACCAATCCCTGGGTGTCGGATAATCCGGAAATGTGGGAGCAGGAGAAACTAGC AAAAGAAATATCTGCCAGGAGGGTGAAACGATGGGCTTTCAGCTTGCAAGAATTGCTACAAGATCCCATTGGCAGGGAACAGTTTGTCAGATTTTTGGACAAAGAATTCAgtggagaaaatttgaa GTTTTGGGAAGCTGTGCAAGAATTGAAAACTTTGCCGCAACGTGATGTTCAAGCTAAAGTTCAAGAAATCTGGGACGAATATTTGGGTAGTGAAGCCAGCTGTCCTATCAACGTTGATTCGAGATCTTATGAATTCACTAAAAAGAACCTGGAACAACCAGATCGATGGACCTTTGACATTGCTGCG GCTCATGTCTATCATCTGATGAAAAGTGATAGCTACTCGAGGTACCTTCGCTCAGAAATGTACAAAGATTTCCTCAATGGCTCCAAGAAAAAG TTCATTGGTGTTACTTTCACCTTCTGTTTCAGACATCAGTAA
- the LOC105685253 gene encoding regulator of G-protein signaling 7 isoform X1, producing the protein MINHDDEYDYDKSDAIRMVYRSSNVRKIYGGRWCTSLSVDMVTMSSDTLGCRRKPAENITAKGGGTEQSAGGGIRGRNDVPYRRQHSSDQAANASGETTAANAHAPDTSKTATWPIDTPNYLVYQKMESIVEKMLDEGTGVPVKTVKSFMTKIPSVFTGTDLIAWMMKNMEIEDQEALHVAHLMAAHGYFFPIDDHCLTVKNDNTFYRFQTPYFWPSNCWEPENTDYAVYLCKRTMQNKTRLELADYEAENLARLQKIFSRKWEFIFMQAEAQSKVDKKRDKLERKVLDSQERAFWDVHRPMPGCVNTTESDIKKACRSNKPMIKASKHLQLGVGGGRISPTPTDSDLSSPNETLQKEITMLKQRLDRRNIKVSKVAEALISYFEQYAEYDPFFTQPEFTNPWVSDNPEMWEQEKLAKEISARRVKRWAFSLQELLQDPIGREQFVRFLDKEFSGENLKFWEAVQELKTLPQRDVQAKVQEIWDEYLGSEASCPINVDSRSYEFTKKNLEQPDRWTFDIAAAHVYHLMKSDSYSRYLRSEMYKDFLNGSKKKTSVKGIRSIVSFTARKDATGS; encoded by the exons GAGGGCGATGGTGCACCTCCCTTAGCGTGGATATGGTAACGATGAGCTCCGATACGTTGGGGTGCCGGCGAAAGCCGGCGGAGAATATCACCGCGAAAGGAGGAGGAACTGAACAATCTGCAGGTGGAGGAATAAGAGGAAGAAACGACGTGCCGTATAGGAGGCAACATTCATCCGATCAGGCAGCAAACGCCTCTGGGGAAACAACCGCCGCGAACGCTCACGCCCCAGACACATCGAAAACGGCGACTTGGCCCATTGACACCCCAAACTACCTCGTTTATCaaaag aTGGAATCCATAGTCGAAAAAATGCTGGATGAAGGAACAGGGGTACCCGTTAAAACTGTAAAAAGTTTCATGACAAAAATTCCATCAGTTTTCACTG GAACTGACCTGATCGCgtggatgatgaaaaatatggaaattgAAGATCAAG AAGCACTTCACGTTGCACATTTGATGGCGGCACATGGATATTTCTTTCCGATTGATGACCACTGTCTCACCGTTAAAAATGACAATACGTTCTATAGGTTTCAAACACCATATTTTTGGCCTTCGAACTGTTGGGAACCTGAAAATACTGACTACG CTGTTTACCTGTGCAAACGAACAATGCAGAATAAAACCCGACTCGAATTAGCGGACTATGAAGCTGAGAATCTGGCCAGgctacaaaaaattttttccagaaaatgggaatttatatttatgcaaGCTGAAGCACAAAGTAAAGTTGACAAAAAGCGTGACAAGCTTGAGAGGAAAGTTTTAGACAGCCAAGAAAGAGCCTTCTGGGATGTTCACAGGCCTATG CCTGGATGTGTTAATACCACGGAATCGGATATTAAAAAGGCATGCCGTAGCAACAAACCGATGATAAAAGCTAGCAAGCACTTGCAACTAGGCGTCGGTGGAGGAAGAATATCTCCAACGCCTACAGACTCTGATCTGAGTTCTCCAAATGAAACGTTGCAGAAGGAAATTACGATGTTAAAGCAGAGATTGGATCGCAGAAATATCAAAGTTTCAAAAGTTGCCGAAGC gCTTATCAGTTATTTTGAACAATATGCGGAGTATGATCCGTTCTTCACGCAACCAGAATTCACCAATCCCTGGGTGTCGGATAATCCGGAAATGTGGGAGCAGGAGAAACTAGC AAAAGAAATATCTGCCAGGAGGGTGAAACGATGGGCTTTCAGCTTGCAAGAATTGCTACAAGATCCCATTGGCAGGGAACAGTTTGTCAGATTTTTGGACAAAGAATTCAgtggagaaaatttgaa GTTTTGGGAAGCTGTGCAAGAATTGAAAACTTTGCCGCAACGTGATGTTCAAGCTAAAGTTCAAGAAATCTGGGACGAATATTTGGGTAGTGAAGCCAGCTGTCCTATCAACGTTGATTCGAGATCTTATGAATTCACTAAAAAGAACCTGGAACAACCAGATCGATGGACCTTTGACATTGCTGCG GCTCATGTCTATCATCTGATGAAAAGTGATAGCTACTCGAGGTACCTTCGCTCAGAAATGTACAAAGATTTCCTCAATGGCTCCAAGAAAAAG ACATCAGTAAAAGGCATTCGTTCAATTGTGTCGTTTACGGCCCGGAAGGATGCCACAGGATCTTAA